AAGTCGACCCGTGAGTTTGACATATGACGCTCAAATACACGTAGCATAAAGCGTTTAACATCACTGGCACCTAACTTATGCAAGTTAAGAATACGGCGGAAAATTTCTTTGTAAATTGCTGAATCTTGCACGTTATTGAGGGGGATCATCTTTAAGTTGATATCGCCATCAAACGGCGTTGCGCCACCAGTGAGTAGGGCGTTTAGCTCTTGCGCTTTTAATTCAATAGGATTGAAACCTTGCTCTTTTAAGTGATTAAAAAGCTTGGTAAATTTTACAATGGTTTTGCCTTGAGTGTAGTGTTCAAGGTTCAACTTACCTTGGTAGCAAAAAAACTGATGCGCATATCCGGCAATTTTACCAAGGCCGGCAACACCAATCACCACAGGGCCATTAGGTAGGTCAGCTTCGAGTAAAATATAGGATTGATCTGACGAAAAGTAGAATTTTCTGGTTTCATCTAAATCGTGGCCATCCCATTCTGTTAAACGTAAATCATTAATCAATGGAAATTGCAGGGCATTAATTACCGAGCTTTTACCGGTATTATTTGGTGCACAAATAGAGCTACTTTTATCCAGTGGGATCACGCATTTTGCATAGCCTGCGGTATTTAAAAGCGCAAGTTTGCTGAGTCCGTATAGGCTTTGGCTTTGCATTAGTCGTCATCTCCTAGGTAGGTTTCTTCGTTTACTTCCATTAATGCATCGATATAACGATAAATAGGTGCTTGCAGCATAAAGCCGTTTTCTACTTCGCGAGCCAGACCTAAACGCACCATACGTAAGTAGACGTCTTTGCGTAAATCTGAGCCTGAGAAGATTTCTAATTGATCAAACAGGTGCTTGTTGATTTGCACTAAGGTTTGCATTAGTTCAAGGTCGTTTACTTCGTCAAACAAAGCACGCATTGGATCTTTACCTGTATTGGCATAGTGCTCAATCAAGATGTAGATAGTCAGTGCGATGGCACGCGAAATTTTACCCATATTTGGGGTGCTTTCATCACTGCCAAAATAGTAATAGCCACGGCTATCATGTTGCAGGTCATGGCCAAGGGCGTTAAATAACGCGCGATAAGCATCAATGTGTTGGTCAAGCTCTTGCCACATCAGCGTGTCTTGTTCGCTAATGTGGTAGCCTGATGTGAGCTTTTTATTAATAGCTTGCAGATGCGTTAAATCATCTAAATTAATATCTGTCATGGTTATTGCTCTGTTGCTTTTTTATCGTCAGCAATCGATGAGTTAAATGGGTAAAGAGAGAAGTGTTGCTGGGCAATTTTTATTTTTACTTTCTCTTGGCTTTGGCTGATTTCAAGGTCGCCATCGCTAATTAATTTTTGATACAAGAACAGCATTTCGTCAGCCTCTAGATCTGGGTAGCTTTCATCTAAGAAACTAAGAAGCGGCTGAGCTTTTTTGCTGGCTTTTTTAAAGCGTTTTCTAAATTGTGTTTTAACGTCGTTATAATCAGGAATATGCGGGCTTAGATAGGCGGGCACATCATCATGTTCTGGTAGTTGATATTCATCGTGCTCAAAGTCAACTAAACCTGCCATATAGGCAACGATATGACGTTGCTGACCAAGTGAAAAGCGTTGCGCGTCTGAGACAAAGTTAGGCTGTACTGCACTTAACATGTTATCGACGCCATTTTTACGCACTAAACCAAGCACTTTAGCCGCTTGGCGAGTAATTAGGTTGTTGCGTCGTAACTCTTCACGTAGTGGCATCAACATATCGGCGCTTTTACGTAAACTTTCACGACCAACTAAATGCATTTCTAAAATACGGGTACGTAATTGCTCTAGCATGCGCTTGTCTTGATATGATTTACCAAGGCGGTCAATTTGCTCTATTTGCGCGCTAATTTGCGCTTCGATGGTATTAAAGCAAGCGTGGAAGTCACCACGAATATCCACCATTTCAAGCATAGGCTCGATGTATTCATCAAACGCTTCAATTACAGCCTGGTAGCGTTTTTGCAGTGATTGCACCGCGTTGTCTGCTTTCGCTTGCTCAACAATATTTAAAATTGCGTTTTCATTGTGGGCAAACAGTTTCATTATTTTGCGTACCCGATCATCCATAATGCGGCTAAAGCGGCGAAGCTCGTCGTAATCTTCAATTTCACCGGCTTTAGCAAGGCGATTACCAAGGCGAGCTAAATCATCAACGAGCACGCTAATTTCTTGGGCAAGACCTAAGTGTTCTTCTTGCAGCAAGAAAGTCGCAAAATCGGCGATCGCGCGGTTTATTTCTAACTGTGATGATTTTGCTAGTGGAATGATAATATCTTGATTCAATAAACGATTTGTTTCTTTATAAATGCGTTCATTTGACCATGAAGGTTGTTTTTGTTTTATCGCATTTTGTACGTCTTTCAAGCTGAAATCAGCCATCTTAAAACGTTTAAATAGCAGTTCTAACACCCCCCAATGTTCAGTAAGGGTATTTAATAACTTTTTAGCTGGGATCATAAGGCTCCAGTAAATTCAGACTTTGGTGTTAGCGATTAGTATTAAATTATGTAATTGAGAATAGTTTTATGCTTTCTATGCTGCTAGAATCCGCGCCGAAACACTCGACTTACAATTTTTACATTATTATAAAGGTTGTTCAAACACCATGGTAACCCCACTTATCCTAACCCTGATAGCGGTGGCATTTTTGCTTATCGTTATAGAGGATATTATCCATGTAAACAAGGCCAAAACGACGCTTTTTTTTGGCACTTTATGCTGGATTATCTTATTTATCTCTCCAATTCATGGGCAAAGCCCAGAAACCATACAACATCAACTGGATCACAACATATTAGAAATCGCGACTTTGTGGCTGTTTTTAATGGCTGCGATGACCTTTGTAGCCTATTTAAACTCTAAAGGTTTTATCCAGAATATTGTTCATAAAATTATGCCAAATCAAATCAGTGAACGAAAGCTGATGTTTCTGATTGGTGGTTTTGCGTTTTTATTTTCATCAATATCAGACAACATAACTGCTACTCTTATCTCGCTTGCGGTGGTGATGTCACTTAAGTTAGATCCTAAAAAATTAATAAAATATGCGACCTTAATTGTATTTAGTGTTAACTCGGGTGGGGTGTCGTTGATCACGGGTGATGTTACAACCCTTATGATTTTCTTAGACGAAAAAGTCACTATTGCTAATCTACTATTATTAATTGCCCCTGCACTGACAAGTGTTGCTCTGCTCGCGGCGATGTTGTCGGTGGGTATGTCGGGTAATGTTGTGTTTGAAAAGCAAGCAGCTCGTCGTATCGAAAAAACAGATATAACCATTGCGGTTATCTTCTTCTCTACCATCATAGCCACGTTAACTTTAAGCGTACTTTACAGTGTACCACCGCTATTAACCTTTTTATTTGGTTTATCACTGATGTTTTTGGTTGCACAATTTTTAATGCGCAAAAAAGACGTCAACAAAAAAATCATCGATTATATTCGTGAAATTGAATACGACACCTTATTGTTCTTCGTTGGTGTGTTATTGCTGGTTGGTGCATTAAAAGAAGTGGGCATGCTTGCTAAATTTACTCACTTATATGAGTTGATGGCACCGGAATATGCCAACTACTTGATGGGGCTATTATCAGCGGCGGTAGATAACGTACCTCTCACTGCAGCACTTTTAAAAGCTGATATTGTGATGAGCCCTCAGCAATGGCTGTCGTTTACTTACGCAACAGGGGTCGGTGGTTCAATGCTTATTATCGGCTCTGCGGCAGGTATTATTGCCATGAGTAAGGTTAAGGCACTGACCTTTATGAGCTATCTTAAAATGTCGGTTTATTTACTAATTGCTTATACCGTTGGTTATTACGGTTCGCACTTAGCGGGCAGTTTAATTTCATAAAACAACTTGACAGCTAGACGTCTAAACGTTAACTTTCGAAGCCTGCTTTTAACAGCAGGCTTTGTTATTTTAACCAGGTGTTAACTTAACATTCAGAAGAGGTGCGATACTTAGGTAATTAATGTGAGGTGACGAACGCCGATGACCATTAATGAGGGAAGTACTCGCCGAGAAAATTAACCGGACGTCACGGTTATTTTTCGGTTTATGGGGCTGAATCCTCAAAACTGTCACCAAACTAGGTGGAGAGCTTCTGGCATGGACTACTCTTTATTTTCAAAGCACCCCCTTGCCGAGTTCTTCTTGAATTACTGTGGATAGTTTTCCACAAAAGGAGACGACATGAATACCCAATTAGCCGCCAACACAAAATCAGATTACGTTGTTGCAAAATTTGGTGGCACCAGTGTAGCTAACTTTGATGCTATGAGCCGCTGTGCAGAAATTATTTGTGCTGATAATCAAGTGCGTATTGTTGCTGTGAGTGCCAGTGCTGGCGTGACCAATCATTTAGTTGCATTGTGTAAAGCTGATTTGAGTGCGGTTGAGCGTGATGAGCACATTACCGGCGTAGTCGCCATTCAAGAAGCAATTTTGGCAGAGCTGTCGCTTGATGCTGATCTAGCACATGGCTTTAATGAAACGCTTAAGGCTTTTCAAACTTTGGCATCAGAAGGGGTTAAGTCAGCAGCTGAGCAAGATGAGCTACTGAGCTTTGGTGAGCGTTTATCATCGTATTTGTTCACTCAAGTTTTACGTGGTCAAGGTCTTGATGCGGTGCGTTTTGATGTACGTAAGGTGCTAAAAACAGATAGCCAATTTGCTAAAGCAACACCTAATGTTGCAGCAACCGCTGCGGCTGCTAAAGAGCATTTAGTACCGCTACTTGATGAGCAAGTTGTGGTAACTCAAGGCTTTATTGGAAGCAATGAACATAATCAAACAACGACTTTAGGGCGTGGTGGTTCAGATTACAGTGCTGCATTACTCGCTGAAGCAATTAACGCAAAAAGCGTGCATATTTGGACCGATGTTGTGGGTATTTTCAGTACTGATCCGCGTTTATGCGCTAAAGCAAGCCC
Above is a window of Pseudoalteromonas shioyasakiensis DNA encoding:
- a CDS encoding condensin complex protein MksE, with amino-acid sequence MTDINLDDLTHLQAINKKLTSGYHISEQDTLMWQELDQHIDAYRALFNALGHDLQHDSRGYYYFGSDESTPNMGKISRAIALTIYILIEHYANTGKDPMRALFDEVNDLELMQTLVQINKHLFDQLEIFSGSDLRKDVYLRMVRLGLAREVENGFMLQAPIYRYIDALMEVNEETYLGDDD
- the nhaD gene encoding sodium:proton antiporter NhaD codes for the protein MVTPLILTLIAVAFLLIVIEDIIHVNKAKTTLFFGTLCWIILFISPIHGQSPETIQHQLDHNILEIATLWLFLMAAMTFVAYLNSKGFIQNIVHKIMPNQISERKLMFLIGGFAFLFSSISDNITATLISLAVVMSLKLDPKKLIKYATLIVFSVNSGGVSLITGDVTTLMIFLDEKVTIANLLLLIAPALTSVALLAAMLSVGMSGNVVFEKQAARRIEKTDITIAVIFFSTIIATLTLSVLYSVPPLLTFLFGLSLMFLVAQFLMRKKDVNKKIIDYIREIEYDTLLFFVGVLLLVGALKEVGMLAKFTHLYELMAPEYANYLMGLLSAAVDNVPLTAALLKADIVMSPQQWLSFTYATGVGGSMLIIGSAAGIIAMSKVKALTFMSYLKMSVYLLIAYTVGYYGSHLAGSLIS
- the lysC gene encoding lysine-sensitive aspartokinase 3; translation: MNTQLAANTKSDYVVAKFGGTSVANFDAMSRCAEIICADNQVRIVAVSASAGVTNHLVALCKADLSAVERDEHITGVVAIQEAILAELSLDADLAHGFNETLKAFQTLASEGVKSAAEQDELLSFGERLSSYLFTQVLRGQGLDAVRFDVRKVLKTDSQFAKATPNVAATAAAAKEHLVPLLDEQVVVTQGFIGSNEHNQTTTLGRGGSDYSAALLAEAINAKSVHIWTDVVGIFSTDPRLCAKASPIARLSFDEAAEMATFGAKVLHPATILPASRSHISVFVGSSREPQLGGTWIEKEKSQQPGIRAVTQRKNQILLTVKSPEMLLASGFLARVFTILSEFNISVDLVTTSEISVAITLDNAPNASRPELDQACLDKLSEFCHVSVENNLTLVALIGSEIQLRQQEMNLMQVLSDFNIRLICHGASKHNLCFLVEQSESDEVVQAIHSRLLESQVAA